The Terriglobales bacterium genome includes a window with the following:
- a CDS encoding uroporphyrinogen decarboxylase family protein has product MNSHERMDVAMHLGTPDRVPFMCQLALGHYFLQSGLDALEIWYTSEGFAEALIRLQRRYGFDGILINLPGRNPRWRDYVTKIEHKDGERWITWKNGWYTVFPDADLPHVFQPDGKRYFPRFEEVNPEKLFYMDPHDLLSITYPYAWGVGNEAAVPGKDFFPSWHYDTIKQVVGRVGNEISVHGEIFSPFSQFMDMLDCTKGLLAIRRDPAKVEACLEALTMGAIELGRGQAAAGAHAILISSAYAGAGFLGRPQYERFVLPYEHKVVAGIKEQFDLPVYTHTCGAIGDRLDLMMQTGTNGIDTLDPPPLGTVELADAKRQTAGKLFLKGNLNAVELLLGTSEQAFEAARGRIQTGAPGGGYILSTACSASPATPPENILKLREAVEQFGYY; this is encoded by the coding sequence ATGAACAGCCATGAACGAATGGACGTCGCCATGCATCTTGGCACGCCCGACCGTGTGCCTTTCATGTGCCAGTTGGCACTGGGCCATTATTTTCTTCAATCCGGGCTGGACGCCCTCGAGATCTGGTATACGAGCGAAGGCTTTGCGGAAGCGTTAATCCGCTTGCAGCGACGCTACGGCTTCGACGGCATCCTCATCAATCTTCCGGGCCGCAATCCGCGCTGGCGCGACTACGTGACGAAGATCGAGCACAAAGATGGCGAGCGCTGGATCACGTGGAAGAACGGATGGTACACGGTGTTTCCTGACGCAGATTTGCCTCATGTTTTTCAACCTGACGGCAAGCGGTACTTTCCGCGCTTTGAAGAAGTTAATCCCGAGAAGCTGTTCTACATGGATCCGCACGACCTGCTTAGCATCACGTATCCGTACGCGTGGGGTGTTGGCAACGAAGCGGCCGTGCCAGGGAAGGACTTCTTTCCTAGTTGGCACTACGACACGATCAAGCAAGTCGTAGGAAGGGTGGGGAACGAGATATCTGTTCACGGCGAGATATTTTCGCCATTCTCGCAGTTCATGGACATGCTTGATTGCACCAAAGGGCTGCTGGCGATCCGTCGCGACCCAGCCAAAGTTGAAGCCTGCCTGGAAGCGCTGACCATGGGAGCAATCGAACTTGGGCGCGGCCAGGCGGCGGCGGGTGCGCACGCGATTCTGATTTCGTCGGCTTACGCTGGAGCTGGATTTCTTGGTCGCCCTCAGTACGAACGCTTCGTGCTTCCCTACGAACACAAAGTCGTTGCGGGGATCAAGGAGCAATTCGATCTGCCCGTCTACACCCACACCTGCGGCGCAATTGGCGACAGGCTGGACTTGATGATGCAGACGGGTACAAACGGCATCGACACACTCGATCCGCCGCCACTCGGAACCGTAGAGCTAGCCGACGCAAAACGGCAGACCGCCGGGAAGCTCTTCCTGAAAGGGAATCTCAACGCCGTGGAGTTGCTGCTTGGGACGTCGGAGCAGGCATTCGAAGCCGCGCGAGGAAGAATTCAGACCGGCGCACCCGGCGGGGGATACATCCTGAGTACGGCCTGTTCCGCTTCGCCGGCGACGCCGCCGGAGAACATCCTGAAACTGCGCGAAGCTGTGGAACAGTTCGGATATTACTGA
- a CDS encoding DUF3857 domain-containing protein, with the protein MSRTIACILTCAFGLSLLCGASENQNNGFSATPRQLLESAADVKADKSAEIATSLAEYTFQLDAQSRLTYKVHRIFRIESQDSVEDWSSVSVYYSPWRQDRPEIRVRVINPDGSQHVLDPKVLVDAPTSDDSEANVYDDNRLYQGPIPSVSVGSIVEQEIVIRDREPLFAGGIGRTVRVGSRYGPVERTVVLISAPASLPVKYVTRLLPNIAMEKKQTDETVEYRFEQGRMEMLEKAEDNLPGDIPASPYLAFSTGSSWKQIADTYNALVEAKIRLADVESLVRKSIKTTDSREQKIKKLFALLHKNVRYTGVEFADAALIPAFPGETLKRGYGDCKDKATLLVAMLRAAGVPAHLALLTTGPGEDNEPHLPAMDFDHAIVYVPGTPDIWIDATASRYQVGPIPPSDAGRLSLIVREGTTELVRIPENKPEDNLLLEKREFFLAEYGPSKIVETSLPSGIAEANYRSYYPASESKDLKEGLTDYVSSTYLAEKLTAYSYSEAADLNTPFQLKLEVGKGRRGFTDLDDAVVAVLPGDITSRFPSYLRGEDEELSEKEKADKEKKPRQADFVFTPFITEWHYRVVPPIGFKVRALPENTKEQFGPATFSSTYSEAADGSVLANYRFDTVKGRYTAVESESLRSALRQFRGRSAITINLGNAGHLLMTSGKIREGLIEFEKVAATHPKEALHKIQLASAMLGAGLCEVARKYAREATLLEPTSARAYQMLGWVLQHDLVCRRLQKGFDYAGSVAAYKKAKELVPDEMEYRLDLAILYEHGSEGYQYSPSSQLNDAIAEWREIGKLSPKTAKSYENNLLFDLMYASRFKELQEELANVSMDVTHRAMLLVAIVGQAGTAAALEKAMQITSDENSRSNVLVTAGNYLLRLRKYPECAEMLAAGSKGQPDSAGTLQRADLLRRTKPYQQVIFPDSDPRSVLQKVMVEAIKNPEGKNIFKLVAALSMRGLTPDELLEKSRSRRESGATRSTLKKSGLPPETIIDLGLSNAQFHMEGDDNSGYRITMQAVGSKNQVGYVVREQGEYRLLAFGSEAVEDLAAEALGRLDRGDTEGARKLLDWARSDISIGSGDDPLSGEMFPRLWTRGDKADLNTMRTAALSAVGKREDSKRWVPQLIEARNKATSDSTKAFLERSLATAYTASYNFTELRASALRLLAAYPKSDSALLLLGAACAKLKDWDTWNKAIQSRLSSVPDDAVGQRQLAYLYSSQSKLEEANDILRKLLASSDSTAEDMNLFGWNELLMGKITEEGIQHLRRGISIQKGYGIVHTLASIYAENGNAGEARQLVLGIMDDNGMDEPDDNLWYVFGRIAEIYGQPDAAMACYKRVHWKEKYEPDPGATYVLAQKRLQGLPSVKEAAVGAK; encoded by the coding sequence ATGTCACGAACCATAGCTTGCATCCTCACCTGCGCTTTTGGTCTTTCCTTGCTTTGCGGTGCATCCGAAAACCAGAACAATGGATTTTCAGCAACTCCTCGTCAGCTTCTTGAAAGTGCTGCGGATGTAAAGGCGGATAAATCAGCTGAGATTGCGACATCCCTCGCTGAATACACGTTCCAACTCGATGCGCAAAGCCGCTTGACTTATAAGGTGCACCGCATTTTCCGAATTGAGTCTCAAGACTCCGTCGAAGACTGGTCATCCGTGTCTGTTTACTACTCACCATGGCGACAGGACAGACCAGAGATTCGCGTGCGGGTGATCAATCCAGATGGCTCCCAGCACGTTCTGGATCCCAAAGTCCTGGTTGACGCACCTACCAGCGATGACAGCGAGGCCAACGTATACGACGACAATCGGCTTTACCAAGGACCGATACCCTCAGTCTCCGTTGGTTCCATCGTTGAACAGGAAATCGTGATCCGTGATCGGGAACCGCTTTTCGCAGGAGGGATCGGTCGGACAGTGCGTGTCGGTTCTCGTTACGGGCCAGTGGAGCGCACTGTGGTCCTTATCAGTGCTCCAGCATCGTTACCAGTGAAATATGTAACCAGGCTACTGCCTAACATCGCCATGGAGAAGAAACAAACAGACGAAACTGTCGAATACCGCTTCGAGCAAGGCAGAATGGAGATGCTTGAGAAAGCTGAGGACAATTTGCCGGGTGATATCCCTGCATCTCCTTACTTGGCCTTTTCGACTGGGTCATCCTGGAAACAGATCGCCGACACTTATAACGCCCTCGTTGAGGCGAAAATTCGGCTCGCGGATGTCGAATCCCTGGTCCGGAAAAGTATAAAAACAACCGATTCCCGCGAACAGAAGATCAAGAAGCTGTTTGCCCTACTGCACAAAAATGTGCGCTACACCGGCGTCGAATTTGCCGACGCCGCACTGATTCCGGCGTTTCCCGGTGAGACTCTGAAGCGGGGTTACGGCGACTGCAAGGACAAGGCGACATTGCTGGTGGCAATGCTCCGTGCAGCGGGCGTTCCAGCTCATCTAGCATTGCTGACAACCGGCCCGGGCGAGGATAACGAGCCGCATCTGCCAGCAATGGATTTCGATCATGCAATCGTTTACGTTCCGGGAACTCCGGACATATGGATCGACGCAACTGCCTCGCGATACCAGGTCGGTCCTATTCCGCCGAGCGATGCGGGACGCCTGTCGCTAATCGTTCGTGAGGGCACGACCGAACTCGTGCGAATTCCCGAAAACAAGCCTGAGGACAACCTGCTGCTGGAGAAACGCGAATTCTTCTTGGCTGAGTACGGACCCTCGAAAATCGTGGAAACGTCCTTGCCGTCGGGCATCGCGGAAGCGAACTACAGGTCGTACTACCCGGCGTCGGAAAGCAAGGACCTGAAAGAGGGTTTGACTGATTACGTAAGCTCAACGTATCTGGCCGAAAAACTCACAGCGTACTCATACTCGGAAGCAGCGGACCTGAACACACCCTTCCAATTGAAGCTGGAAGTAGGAAAAGGGCGCCGCGGTTTCACTGATCTGGATGATGCCGTAGTTGCCGTATTGCCGGGGGACATCACTAGTCGCTTCCCAAGTTATTTGCGGGGAGAAGACGAAGAGCTCAGCGAGAAAGAGAAAGCTGACAAAGAGAAAAAGCCTCGCCAAGCCGACTTTGTTTTCACGCCATTCATTACCGAATGGCATTACCGAGTGGTTCCACCCATTGGCTTTAAGGTACGTGCGCTGCCGGAAAACACAAAAGAGCAGTTCGGTCCAGCGACGTTCTCATCAACTTATTCGGAAGCGGCGGATGGATCGGTTCTGGCCAATTACCGCTTCGACACGGTAAAGGGACGGTACACCGCCGTTGAGTCCGAGTCACTCCGCAGTGCACTGCGACAGTTCCGTGGACGAAGCGCAATCACCATTAATTTGGGGAACGCCGGCCACCTCCTGATGACCTCGGGCAAGATTCGAGAGGGGCTAATAGAGTTCGAGAAGGTTGCCGCAACGCATCCAAAGGAAGCGCTCCACAAAATCCAACTTGCCAGTGCGATGTTAGGTGCTGGTCTCTGCGAAGTAGCCCGTAAATACGCGCGAGAGGCAACGCTACTTGAACCAACTTCCGCGCGTGCGTACCAGATGCTGGGGTGGGTTCTGCAGCATGATCTGGTATGCAGACGATTGCAGAAAGGGTTTGATTACGCTGGATCAGTTGCTGCTTACAAGAAGGCTAAGGAACTGGTTCCCGACGAAATGGAGTACCGTCTGGACCTCGCCATCCTTTATGAACATGGCAGCGAAGGGTATCAATACTCTCCGAGCAGCCAGTTGAACGACGCGATTGCCGAGTGGCGCGAGATTGGTAAGTTGTCACCGAAGACGGCGAAGAGCTACGAGAACAACCTGTTGTTTGACCTCATGTATGCGAGCCGCTTTAAGGAACTGCAGGAAGAACTTGCGAATGTAAGCATGGACGTAACGCATCGAGCAATGCTGCTCGTCGCGATTGTTGGACAAGCCGGTACCGCTGCTGCTCTTGAGAAGGCAATGCAGATTACTTCCGATGAGAACTCTCGCAGCAACGTGCTCGTGACGGCCGGCAACTATCTGTTGCGGTTGCGCAAGTATCCGGAATGCGCAGAGATGCTCGCTGCCGGCAGCAAAGGACAGCCTGACTCGGCGGGCACATTGCAGAGGGCCGACCTGCTTCGCCGAACGAAGCCCTACCAACAGGTTATCTTTCCGGACAGCGATCCCCGTTCGGTGCTCCAGAAAGTAATGGTCGAAGCCATCAAGAATCCTGAAGGGAAGAACATTTTCAAGCTGGTTGCGGCCCTTTCAATGCGCGGTCTCACCCCCGACGAACTGCTCGAAAAATCTCGTTCCAGGAGAGAATCGGGCGCTACTCGGAGCACGTTGAAGAAATCGGGATTGCCACCTGAAACAATCATCGACTTGGGACTTTCCAACGCACAGTTCCACATGGAGGGCGATGACAACTCCGGATACCGGATCACGATGCAAGCGGTGGGTTCAAAGAACCAGGTTGGCTATGTGGTGCGGGAACAAGGGGAGTACCGATTGCTGGCGTTTGGGTCGGAGGCGGTGGAAGACCTCGCCGCAGAAGCACTTGGGCGGCTGGATCGGGGTGATACGGAGGGTGCGCGCAAGCTGCTGGATTGGGCTCGCAGTGACATTAGTATTGGAAGTGGCGACGATCCCCTCTCCGGTGAAATGTTCCCGCGGTTATGGACACGAGGAGACAAAGCGGATCTGAACACCATGCGAACCGCAGCGCTGAGCGCCGTAGGGAAACGTGAGGATTCGAAGAGGTGGGTACCCCAGCTCATCGAAGCTCGAAACAAAGCCACGAGTGATTCGACAAAGGCGTTTCTTGAGCGCTCACTCGCTACGGCTTACACCGCTTCATACAATTTCACCGAGTTACGCGCAAGCGCACTTCGATTGTTGGCCGCTTACCCAAAGTCCGACAGTGCTCTTCTTCTTCTGGGAGCGGCGTGCGCAAAACTTAAAGATTGGGATACTTGGAACAAGGCGATTCAGTCCCGACTCTCATCAGTGCCGGATGATGCCGTGGGGCAACGGCAACTTGCGTACTTGTATTCTTCTCAATCAAAGCTGGAGGAGGCGAACGACATCCTAAGAAAGCTACTGGCTTCCAGTGATTCCACCGCTGAAGACATGAATCTTTTTGGCTGGAATGAACTGCTGATGGGCAAGATCACTGAAGAGGGCATTCAGCACCTGCGGCGCGGGATCTCGATCCAGAAGGGCTACGGTATTGTCCACACCCTGGCTTCGATTTATGCGGAAAACGGAAACGCCGGTGAGGCCCGCCAGTTGGTTCTTGGAATCATGGACGACAATGGAATGGATGAACCTGACGATAACCTCTGGTATGTATTCGGCCGTATCGCTGAAATTTACGGTCAGCCGGATGCTGCGATGGCCTGCTACAAGCGTGTGCATTGGAAGGAGAAGTACGAGCCGGATCCGGGTGCAACTTACGTCTTAGCTCAGAAACGGTTGCAAGGCCTTCCTTCGGTGAAGGAGGCGGCCGTTGGAGCTAAATGA
- a CDS encoding DUF1697 domain-containing protein, with the protein MPRTETYIGFLRGINVGGKNKLPMKELAAMMIDAAYTDVSTYIQSGNVVFRAKAGPNQSLQRQISNAIEKRFGFACPVVVRSAEELAATVRNNPFHKKGSNENELHVMFLADEPTSEALSKLDPQRSPGDEFLVRGKDIYLRLPNGVARSKLTNAYFDSKLNTTSTARNWRTILTLLEIAIRQ; encoded by the coding sequence ATGCCGAGAACAGAAACTTATATCGGATTCCTGCGCGGCATTAACGTTGGTGGCAAGAACAAGTTGCCGATGAAGGAACTCGCTGCCATGATGATCGATGCCGCATACACGGACGTAAGCACATACATCCAGAGCGGCAACGTCGTATTCCGTGCGAAGGCTGGCCCTAACCAATCGTTACAGCGACAAATCTCAAACGCAATAGAGAAAAGATTCGGATTCGCTTGCCCTGTAGTCGTTCGGAGCGCAGAAGAGTTAGCTGCAACCGTCCGGAACAATCCTTTTCATAAGAAGGGATCCAACGAGAACGAACTTCATGTGATGTTCCTGGCAGACGAACCCACGTCGGAAGCCCTCTCGAAGCTTGATCCACAGCGTTCGCCCGGAGACGAATTCCTTGTCCGCGGAAAAGATATCTACTTGCGGCTGCCAAACGGGGTAGCAAGATCGAAGCTCACCAACGCCTACTTCGATTCCAAGCTCAACACGACAAGCACCGCACGTAATTGGCGCACGATCCTGACTCTTCTTGAGATCGCAATCCGTCAGTAA